A stretch of the Chloroflexota bacterium genome encodes the following:
- a CDS encoding NAD(P)/FAD-dependent oxidoreductase → MAQKYDFIIIGGGPNGLEAAAYLSKAGQKVLLLEKRFEVGGGLATEEVTLPDFFHNTHAIYHMMVDYAPVYQDFKFEEYGVKHIHPELQWAMPLKDGKCLCIYTDVEKTCASMAKFSKKDADSYRQMHREFRELVDAFIAPATFTLSVPAPLQAAKLDLTEVGRKVTAFSEKTPEEAVKERFENDHVRTLMLYICCHWGLDYNQSGVGYLIPLYLDRATAYRLVAGGSHRISNALLKRYFENKGQVRTSAQIKRIIVENGAARGVELEDGTQYLADKAVISTIDIHQTFLKYVGEKNLDKDLLEMVKIWQWEKWSLFDVHLAMAQPPNFKAAESDPQINKAFIYLLGYESSGDLIKHWEAMRTGQMPASPGFNACFPSIHDPYQAPPGRCSGLISQMAPYDLKDGGHEKWLNLKFKEAWAENRIALLAQYAPNVTKENVLWTYLTTPADIQNKFANMV, encoded by the coding sequence ATGGCACAGAAGTATGATTTCATAATTATCGGGGGTGGCCCCAACGGGCTGGAGGCTGCTGCTTACCTGAGCAAGGCAGGGCAGAAGGTCTTGCTTCTGGAGAAGAGGTTTGAGGTAGGTGGTGGGCTGGCTACCGAGGAAGTCACTTTACCTGATTTCTTCCACAATACCCATGCTATCTACCATATGATGGTGGACTATGCGCCCGTTTACCAGGATTTCAAATTCGAAGAGTACGGTGTCAAGCATATCCATCCTGAGCTACAGTGGGCCATGCCCCTGAAGGACGGCAAATGCCTCTGTATCTATACCGATGTAGAGAAGACCTGCGCCTCGATGGCTAAGTTCTCCAAGAAAGATGCCGATAGCTATCGCCAGATGCACCGCGAGTTCCGGGAGTTGGTGGATGCCTTTATCGCTCCAGCTACCTTTACTCTGTCGGTGCCGGCACCGCTTCAAGCCGCCAAGCTCGATCTGACAGAGGTAGGGCGGAAGGTTACCGCCTTCTCCGAGAAGACGCCTGAGGAAGCAGTGAAGGAGCGGTTTGAAAACGACCACGTCAGGACCCTTATGCTCTACATTTGCTGTCACTGGGGCCTGGACTATAACCAGTCCGGCGTTGGCTATCTCATCCCTCTTTATCTTGACCGGGCGACGGCCTACCGCCTGGTGGCCGGAGGCTCCCACAGGATTTCCAATGCCCTTCTCAAGAGGTATTTCGAGAACAAGGGACAGGTGCGTACCAGCGCCCAGATCAAGCGCATCATAGTGGAGAACGGGGCCGCCAGGGGCGTCGAACTGGAAGACGGCACCCAGTATCTGGCCGATAAGGCCGTCATCAGCACCATCGATATCCATCAGACCTTCCTCAAGTATGTGGGAGAGAAGAACCTGGACAAGGACCTCTTGGAGATGGTCAAGATCTGGCAGTGGGAAAAGTGGAGCCTGTTTGATGTGCATCTGGCTATGGCTCAGCCTCCCAACTTCAAGGCAGCCGAGTCCGACCCGCAGATCAACAAAGCCTTTATCTACCTCCTGGGTTATGAGAGCTCAGGCGACCTGATAAAGCACTGGGAGGCCATGCGCACCGGCCAAATGCCCGCCAGCCCAGGTTTCAATGCCTGCTTTCCCAGCATCCATGATCCCTACCAGGCGCCTCCGGGCAGGTGCTCCGGCCTGATCTCCCAGATGGCCCCCTATGACCTGAAAGACGGAGGCCATGAGAAATGGCTCAATCTCAAGTTTAAGGAGGCTTGGGCCGAAAACCGCATTGCCTTGCTGGCACAGTACGCTCCCAATGTGACCAAGGAAAACGTCTTGTGGACTTATTTGACTACACCGGCCGATATCCAAAACAAGTTTGCCAACATGGT
- a CDS encoding NAD(P)/FAD-dependent oxidoreductase, giving the protein MADATYDAVIVGGGNKGLLLAMYLIKYGGMSVGIFERRHEIGGCLATEEMSAPGFRGNDHANIIFPWYYAPVWRDFPDFWDYGAQWEQHLCSDGFVFRDNETCLAIYSDKFDPEQERSAREIARFSKKDAEAWLRMSALERSDEWQNVQMDTLFNPAEMRLAPEFMERQMALAGKLVEAGFIPDQLVMAASTLRMAKEWWESPELQSCILRFAVSSVTDINQPGDGINALGMALQLPIIGFIRGGTHQVAHAAHQILVQNGCKFFTHADVDKILIENGAATGIRLTDGSQIAARKIVVSAGLSPWQLCFDLVGKEYLDEITAKRIELLEANFGCLMWYVFALHDAPRYKAEAFNPDIHDCLWLGLQPDPDPIHIARECMYEKLLEWPPLEDYCPTVTCHSLVDPSFAPPGKHVAQTEQLAPPVTRYSEKEWLEIKKRYANELISVWQQYAPNMTWDNVIGVDTNSPYDNLRMKNLGPNGTMAGIDHPVYQMQANRPTPELANHRTPVKNLYATGGCWHVGSNAGSAESYNCYKIIANDLGLGKPWEEKGKEEPDSLLQKLWEVRKKVQQSAKK; this is encoded by the coding sequence ATGGCTGATGCAACGTATGATGCAGTGATAGTCGGAGGTGGAAACAAGGGGTTGCTGCTGGCTATGTATCTCATCAAGTATGGGGGCATGAGCGTCGGCATATTTGAAAGAAGGCACGAGATTGGGGGGTGCCTGGCCACGGAGGAGATGTCGGCACCCGGTTTCCGGGGAAACGACCACGCCAACATCATCTTTCCCTGGTATTACGCGCCTGTGTGGCGTGATTTCCCCGATTTCTGGGACTACGGTGCCCAGTGGGAGCAGCATTTGTGCAGCGATGGCTTCGTCTTTAGAGACAACGAGACCTGCCTCGCCATCTACAGCGATAAGTTCGACCCCGAGCAGGAGCGCAGTGCCAGGGAGATTGCCCGATTTTCCAAGAAAGATGCTGAGGCGTGGCTGAGGATGTCAGCTCTAGAGCGAAGCGACGAGTGGCAAAATGTGCAGATGGATACGCTATTCAATCCGGCCGAGATGCGCCTTGCCCCAGAGTTCATGGAGAGGCAGATGGCCCTGGCTGGCAAGCTCGTCGAAGCCGGCTTCATTCCCGACCAGTTGGTAATGGCTGCCAGCACTCTGCGCATGGCGAAGGAGTGGTGGGAGAGCCCGGAACTACAGTCCTGCATCCTCAGATTCGCCGTTTCATCGGTCACCGATATCAACCAGCCTGGAGATGGAATCAACGCATTGGGGATGGCACTCCAGCTCCCCATCATAGGCTTCATCAGAGGGGGCACCCATCAGGTAGCTCATGCTGCACACCAGATACTGGTGCAGAATGGCTGTAAGTTCTTTACCCACGCTGACGTTGACAAGATTTTGATCGAGAACGGCGCAGCTACCGGCATCCGGCTCACCGACGGCAGCCAGATAGCCGCCAGAAAGATCGTGGTCAGCGCTGGCCTGAGTCCCTGGCAGCTCTGCTTCGACCTGGTAGGTAAGGAGTATCTGGACGAGATCACGGCGAAACGGATTGAGTTGCTGGAGGCTAACTTCGGCTGCTTGATGTGGTATGTCTTTGCTTTGCACGATGCACCACGGTATAAGGCTGAGGCCTTCAACCCTGACATACACGATTGCCTCTGGCTGGGGTTACAGCCAGACCCCGATCCCATACACATCGCCAGGGAATGCATGTACGAGAAGCTACTGGAGTGGCCACCGCTGGAGGACTACTGCCCAACAGTTACGTGTCACAGCCTTGTTGACCCCTCCTTCGCCCCGCCGGGGAAGCATGTAGCCCAAACAGAGCAGCTTGCGCCGCCTGTCACACGCTACAGCGAGAAGGAGTGGCTGGAAATCAAGAAGCGCTATGCCAACGAGTTGATCAGCGTATGGCAACAGTATGCACCCAACATGACCTGGGACAATGTTATCGGCGTTGATACCAACAGCCCCTACGACAATCTGCGAATGAAGAACCTGGGACCCAACGGGACCATGGCTGGCATCGATCATCCGGTGTACCAGATGCAGGCCAACAGGCCGACTCCAGAACTAGCTAACCACAGGACCCCGGTAAAGAACCTTTATGCCACCGGGGGATGCTGGCATGTGGGATCCAACGCCGGGTCCGCTGAGTCGTACAACTGCTATAAGATCATTGCCAATGACCTGGGCTTGGGCAAGCCTTGGGAGGAGAAGGGGAAGGAAGAGCCAGATTCTTTGCTGCAGAAACTCTGGGAGGTAAGGAAGAAAGTACAGCAATCGGCGAAGAAATGA